In Kordia antarctica, the following proteins share a genomic window:
- a CDS encoding amidohydrolase produces MQNQQLKIALLQTNLIWENPAQNRVQLAKKINAITETIDLIVLPEMFTSGFTMKPEVVAETMNGETMTWIKALAKAKNAAITGSLVITENGNYFNRLVFVLPSGAIETYDKRHTFTLAGEHKVYTAGTEKKLINFKGWKICPLICYDLRFPVWARNVENYDVLLYVANWPKPRINAWDALLKARAIENMSYCIGVNRVGLDANSNEYPGHCATYDVLGEKITNITPNKEETEIVTLTKPHIETYRNKLKFLDDKDAFKLN; encoded by the coding sequence GCAAAACCAACAACTAAAAATAGCGTTACTACAAACCAATCTTATTTGGGAAAACCCTGCGCAAAATCGGGTGCAATTAGCCAAAAAAATCAACGCAATTACGGAAACTATCGATTTAATTGTTTTGCCAGAAATGTTCACTTCTGGTTTTACCATGAAACCCGAAGTTGTTGCCGAAACCATGAACGGCGAAACGATGACTTGGATAAAAGCATTAGCAAAAGCCAAAAATGCCGCGATTACGGGAAGTTTAGTCATTACAGAAAATGGAAATTATTTCAATAGGTTGGTATTTGTGCTTCCTTCCGGAGCAATTGAAACGTATGATAAACGACATACATTTACCTTAGCTGGGGAACATAAAGTATATACAGCAGGAACGGAAAAGAAGCTCATTAACTTTAAAGGTTGGAAAATTTGCCCGCTAATTTGTTACGATTTACGCTTTCCTGTTTGGGCAAGAAACGTGGAGAATTATGATGTTTTATTGTATGTGGCAAATTGGCCAAAACCGCGAATTAATGCTTGGGACGCATTGTTAAAAGCACGTGCTATTGAAAATATGAGTTATTGTATTGGCGTGAATAGAGTTGGACTTGACGCGAATTCGAATGAATATCCTGGACATTGCGCAACGTATGATGTTTTGGGCGAAAAAATCACGAATATAACACCAAATAAAGAGGAAACAGAAATTGTTACACTCACGAAACCGCACATAGAAACGTATAGAAATAAATTGAAATTTTTAGATGATAAAGATGCGTTTAAATTAAATTAA
- a CDS encoding ArsR/SmtB family transcription factor, which translates to MGITKNHIFDDYQNETASITKVLGHPARIAILQYISENEYCNCNDLVKATGLAQPTISQHLSEIKRIKLLKQKSKGKNTFYTIDVDLLNQYRRKINDFFVKLQVSCQNKS; encoded by the coding sequence ATGGGAATTACAAAAAATCACATTTTTGATGACTATCAAAACGAAACTGCATCCATCACAAAAGTATTAGGGCATCCTGCACGAATTGCGATATTGCAATACATTAGCGAAAACGAATACTGCAATTGTAACGATTTGGTAAAAGCCACAGGATTAGCGCAACCAACGATTTCGCAACATCTTTCCGAAATCAAAAGAATAAAGTTACTCAAGCAAAAAAGTAAAGGGAAAAATACGTTTTACACAATTGATGTCGATTTGTTGAATCAATATCGAAGAAAAATTAATGATTTCTTTGTGAAACTTCAAGTAAGCTGTCAAAATAAAAGCTAA
- a CDS encoding AAA family ATPase, with translation MAELIQAFDSYNEFERTSYFTVCFGKLASKLLLETPLEGSKSNMEDIVDTIDFKSQKIEVIFKHWSTEDAKDADFTKDFPFQYLLKSTSEELIIWVSLENDELTVDFLYDNSDLELEKWVIATNHKLRTKFGLNRTPVFKVLSRNKSNFYTKDVRTENFECDIQSMYNDDFKQVNDIIEESLAIEKAGLILLHGIPGTGKTSYIKSLISKHDKKSFIFIQNEFVNELLHPDFISFLLKNQNAVLIIEDAEKVLTSREQQNESSVVSTILQLTDGLFSDYLNIKIICTFNTSINKIDSALLRKGRMIAYYEFKALVKQKANELLKTLNDDSTATTDMTLAAIFNYQNKNFNQTEKTKIGF, from the coding sequence ATGGCAGAATTAATTCAAGCATTTGATTCTTATAATGAATTTGAAAGAACTTCATATTTTACTGTTTGTTTTGGCAAGTTAGCTTCAAAACTCCTCTTGGAAACTCCACTTGAAGGAAGTAAATCCAATATGGAAGACATTGTGGATACTATTGATTTTAAATCACAAAAAATAGAAGTGATTTTTAAACATTGGAGTACAGAAGATGCTAAAGATGCTGATTTTACAAAGGATTTCCCGTTTCAATATCTCCTAAAAAGCACCTCAGAAGAACTCATAATTTGGGTGTCATTAGAAAATGATGAGTTAACAGTCGATTTTCTTTATGATAATTCAGATCTAGAACTAGAGAAATGGGTAATTGCTACAAACCATAAATTGAGAACAAAATTTGGATTGAACCGAACGCCAGTATTTAAAGTATTATCAAGAAATAAAAGTAATTTTTATACTAAAGATGTAAGAACTGAAAATTTTGAATGTGATATACAAAGTATGTATAATGATGATTTTAAACAAGTTAATGATATTATTGAAGAATCATTAGCTATTGAAAAAGCAGGACTCATTTTGTTGCATGGAATTCCTGGAACTGGGAAAACATCTTATATTAAAAGCCTCATTAGCAAACATGATAAAAAGAGTTTTATTTTTATTCAGAATGAATTTGTCAATGAATTACTTCACCCAGATTTTATTTCATTCTTACTAAAAAATCAAAATGCTGTATTAATAATTGAAGATGCAGAGAAAGTGTTGACAAGTAGAGAACAACAGAATGAAAGTTCGGTTGTTTCAACAATTTTGCAATTAACAGACGGATTATTTAGTGATTATTTAAACATAAAAATAATTTGTACGTTTAACACAAGTATCAATAAGATTGATAGTGCACTTTTACGAAAAGGAAGAATGATTGCCTACTACGAATTTAAGGCATTAGTGAAACAAAAAGCGAATGAACTTTTGAAGACATTGAATGATGATTCAACTGCAACTACTGATATGACGTTGGCAGCTATTTTTAATTACCAAAACAAAAATTTTAATCAGACTGAAAAAACAAAAATTGGTTTCTAA
- a CDS encoding YtxH domain-containing protein — translation MDDKKDDLEKKIETTSNEVSENMEDAKETISEKAEEIKEETIEAKENTVEEINDTIEDAKEAVDAKTEYAKEETTQAKESKVDELKAEVKETLHTAKEKLSEFTETAQEKAADFAEEAKETFGKAKEKASEFAGEAKEKISEYADVASEKAADFAEEAKEKFGEYSEVAKEKASELSEEAKEVYGDVKEKVSEFAEEAGERIEDFTEEAKETIEEATKKTKSFFQRLFGK, via the coding sequence ATGGATGATAAAAAAGACGACTTAGAGAAAAAAATAGAAACTACTTCCAACGAAGTTTCAGAAAATATGGAAGATGCAAAGGAAACTATTAGTGAAAAAGCAGAAGAGATAAAGGAGGAAACTATTGAAGCTAAAGAAAATACAGTAGAAGAAATCAACGATACAATAGAAGATGCTAAGGAAGCTGTCGATGCAAAAACGGAGTATGCAAAAGAAGAAACTACACAAGCCAAAGAAAGCAAAGTAGACGAACTAAAAGCTGAAGTAAAAGAAACGCTACATACTGCAAAAGAAAAATTGAGCGAGTTTACAGAAACCGCACAGGAAAAAGCCGCAGATTTTGCCGAAGAAGCGAAAGAAACTTTTGGAAAAGCGAAAGAGAAAGCTTCTGAATTTGCTGGCGAAGCCAAAGAAAAAATTAGTGAATACGCTGATGTCGCTAGTGAAAAAGCTGCCGATTTCGCAGAAGAAGCAAAAGAGAAATTTGGAGAATACAGCGAAGTTGCCAAAGAAAAAGCAAGTGAATTATCTGAAGAAGCAAAAGAAGTTTACGGAGATGTAAAAGAAAAAGTTAGCGAATTTGCCGAAGAAGCTGGCGAACGCATTGAAGACTTTACCGAGGAAGCCAAAGAAACAATTGAAGAAGCTACGAAGAAAACGAAAAGTTTCTTTCAACGTTTATTTGGAAAATAA
- a CDS encoding glycine--tRNA ligase: MAKQDDQFKKVVSHAKEYGYIFQSSEIYDGLSAVYDYAQNGAELKKNIRDYWWKAMVQMNENIVGIDAAILMHPTTWKASGHVDAFNDPLIDNKDSKKRYRADVLVEDYCLKIENKIEKEVKKAEKRFGDAFNKEEFVSTNGRVVGYQEKINTILSRLGKSLENEDLADVKLLIEELEIADPMTGSRNWTEVKQFNLMFGTKLGASADSAMDLYLRPETAQGIFVNFLNVQKTGRMKIPFGIAQTGKAFRNEIVARQFIFRQREFEQMEMQFFVKPGTQKEWYEQWKENRMKWHLSLGIGAENYRFHDHEKLAHYADAATDIEFKFPFGFKELEGIHSRTDFDLKAHEKHSGKKLQYFDHEAKESYVPYVVETSIGLDRMFLAIFSNSLVDETLEDGSERTVLRLPAVLAPTKAAVLPLVKKDGLPEIAHKIMDDLKFDFNVTYDEKDAVGRRYRRQDAAGTPFCITVDHDTLEDNMVTIRHRDTMEQQRVKIEDVRGIILKEVDMRNWLMKM, encoded by the coding sequence ATGGCAAAACAAGACGATCAATTTAAGAAGGTAGTATCGCACGCAAAAGAATACGGTTATATATTTCAATCAAGTGAAATTTATGACGGATTGAGTGCTGTATACGATTATGCTCAAAATGGAGCAGAGTTAAAGAAAAATATACGCGACTATTGGTGGAAAGCAATGGTGCAAATGAACGAAAATATTGTTGGGATTGATGCTGCAATATTAATGCATCCGACCACTTGGAAAGCTTCTGGCCACGTTGACGCGTTTAATGATCCTTTAATTGATAACAAAGATTCAAAAAAACGCTATCGCGCCGATGTTTTGGTTGAAGACTACTGTCTTAAAATTGAAAACAAGATTGAAAAAGAAGTCAAAAAGGCAGAAAAACGTTTTGGCGATGCATTCAATAAAGAAGAATTTGTGTCTACAAACGGACGCGTTGTTGGCTATCAAGAAAAAATAAATACCATTCTTTCTCGTTTAGGGAAATCGTTAGAAAACGAAGACTTAGCAGACGTAAAATTATTAATAGAAGAGTTGGAAATTGCAGATCCGATGACAGGTTCTAGAAACTGGACAGAAGTGAAGCAATTCAACCTTATGTTTGGTACGAAGCTTGGCGCTTCCGCAGATAGTGCAATGGACTTATATTTACGACCAGAAACGGCACAAGGTATTTTTGTAAATTTCTTGAATGTGCAAAAAACTGGTCGAATGAAAATTCCTTTCGGAATTGCACAAACAGGAAAAGCATTCCGTAATGAAATTGTAGCGCGTCAATTTATCTTTAGACAGCGTGAATTTGAACAAATGGAAATGCAATTCTTTGTAAAACCAGGAACGCAAAAAGAATGGTACGAGCAATGGAAAGAAAATCGTATGAAGTGGCATTTATCACTTGGAATAGGAGCAGAAAATTACCGTTTTCACGATCATGAAAAATTAGCGCATTATGCAGATGCTGCTACAGATATTGAGTTCAAATTTCCATTCGGTTTCAAAGAATTAGAAGGAATTCATTCGCGTACAGATTTTGATTTAAAAGCACACGAAAAACATTCAGGTAAAAAATTACAATACTTCGATCATGAAGCCAAAGAAAGCTATGTGCCATATGTAGTAGAAACTTCAATTGGATTGGATCGTATGTTTTTAGCAATCTTCTCAAACTCATTAGTAGATGAAACTTTGGAAGATGGTTCAGAACGAACAGTTTTACGTTTGCCAGCAGTATTAGCACCAACAAAAGCGGCGGTTTTACCATTGGTAAAGAAAGATGGTTTACCAGAAATTGCTCATAAAATCATGGACGATTTAAAATTCGATTTCAACGTAACATACGATGAAAAAGATGCTGTCGGACGTCGTTACCGAAGACAAGATGCAGCAGGAACGCCTTTCTGTATTACGGTAGATCATGATACTTTGGAAGACAATATGGTAACTATTCGTCACAGAGATACTATGGAACAACAACGTGTAAAAATTGAAGATGTACGCGGTATTATTTTGAAAGAAGTTGATATGCGTAACTGGTTGATGAAAATGTAA
- a CDS encoding class I SAM-dependent methyltransferase, producing the protein MDKLNFFREAIRDIKTSGTIFPSSRFLSRRIVKNIDFSTVKVIVEFGSGNGIITKEILKRIQPHTKLITFEINEKFFQSLEKIKHSQLIIEKVSAEDIMPILKKHGFEKADCIISSLPLTNIPKEISDKILANAYEAMVDDSLYVQYQYSLTYYKKLKEVFNDKVKLSFEAFNIPPAFVYIAQK; encoded by the coding sequence TTGGACAAATTAAATTTTTTTAGAGAAGCAATACGCGATATTAAAACTTCGGGAACAATCTTTCCAAGTTCACGATTTCTATCTCGAAGAATTGTAAAAAATATTGACTTTTCAACGGTTAAAGTAATTGTTGAATTTGGTTCAGGAAATGGAATTATCACCAAAGAGATTTTAAAAAGAATACAACCACACACAAAACTAATTACGTTTGAAATTAACGAAAAGTTTTTTCAATCTTTAGAAAAAATAAAACATTCGCAATTAATTATAGAAAAAGTTTCGGCAGAAGATATTATGCCAATTCTTAAAAAACACGGTTTCGAAAAGGCAGATTGTATCATTTCAAGTTTGCCACTCACCAATATTCCTAAAGAAATAAGCGATAAAATATTAGCCAACGCATACGAAGCAATGGTTGATGATAGTTTATATGTACAATACCAATACAGTCTTACCTATTACAAAAAATTAAAGGAAGTTTTCAATGATAAAGTAAAGTTATCTTTTGAAGCATTCAACATTCCACCAGCTTTTGTATACATCGCACAAAAATAG
- a CDS encoding DUF2339 domain-containing protein, producing the protein MQDHSESIQQLLMRLEILSKKQDQFSKEINDLRFQIEILRASKWSAIANESIETAQPIPKESIEVSATAPEEIIESNVKVSAPKIETPTTKPTHIATDKPKNSNQKSDLEKFIGENLLNKIGIIITVIGVSIGVKYSIDNELISPLMRIILGYLSAVALLGFGIKLKKKYENYSAVLVSGSIAIMYFITYAAYYFYGLIPQMPAFILMVLFTVFGVFTAIKYDRQVIAHIGLVGAYAIPFLLSNDSGNVLVLFSYMMIINIGILVIAYKKYWKSLYGSAFGLTWLIYFSWYFSEYSMEAHFGLALLFVTIFFVIFYVMLLAYKVLKKETYSGIDIVLLLLNTFFFYAIGYSILNSHPVGEEFLGVFTLINAGLHSIVCLILFKQKGVDKNLLYLIIGLAITFITIAIPVQLDGNWVTMLWVFEAALLFWIGRTKNKAIYEKLAYPLMLLAFLSIIHDWTTLYPDTYSYTKEAYLTPLFNMNFVNSLFFIAAFGFITKLNFNKEHSSSLKLGKSVAELLSFAIPGILLITIYCAFRVEIESYWNQLYTNSSTTIDSEFGAIKNLNYNLLEFKTTWVINYTLLFLSILSFVNIKKIKNETLGYLNLGLNIFTILVFLTQGLYALSKLRGSYMREALGKYEHVGLYAISIRYISYLFLALMLVVTYTYIRQKFIKKDFKMIFDCILHITILCVLSSELIHWLDLALITKSYKLGLSILWGIYALFVIVLGIWKQKQYLRIGAIGLFGITLVKLFFYDIAHLSTLSKTIVFVSLGVLLLIISFLYNKYKSNIFEEE; encoded by the coding sequence ATGCAAGATCATTCTGAAAGTATCCAACAACTTTTAATGCGACTCGAAATACTGTCTAAAAAGCAAGATCAATTTTCTAAAGAAATTAACGATTTACGTTTTCAAATAGAAATATTAAGAGCTTCAAAATGGTCAGCTATTGCTAATGAATCTATAGAAACAGCGCAACCTATACCGAAAGAATCAATTGAAGTTTCAGCAACAGCTCCAGAGGAAATCATCGAATCTAACGTTAAGGTTTCAGCTCCAAAAATTGAAACACCAACAACGAAGCCAACACATATTGCTACAGATAAACCAAAAAATTCAAATCAAAAATCGGATTTGGAGAAATTCATCGGAGAAAATTTATTAAATAAAATAGGAATTATCATTACCGTAATTGGTGTTTCAATTGGTGTAAAATATTCAATAGATAATGAATTAATTAGTCCGTTAATGCGAATTATCTTAGGATATTTAAGCGCAGTTGCATTGTTAGGTTTTGGAATTAAACTAAAAAAGAAATACGAAAATTACAGTGCAGTATTAGTCAGTGGCTCAATAGCAATTATGTATTTCATTACGTACGCAGCGTATTACTTTTATGGGCTAATTCCGCAAATGCCAGCATTTATTTTAATGGTTTTATTTACTGTATTTGGAGTGTTTACCGCCATAAAATATGATAGGCAAGTCATTGCGCATATTGGTTTGGTTGGCGCGTATGCGATTCCATTTTTATTGAGTAACGACTCAGGAAATGTACTTGTATTATTTTCATATATGATGATAATTAACATTGGAATCTTAGTAATTGCTTATAAAAAATACTGGAAATCATTATATGGTTCTGCATTTGGATTGACATGGTTGATTTACTTTTCATGGTATTTTTCGGAATATTCAATGGAAGCGCATTTCGGATTGGCATTGTTGTTTGTTACCATCTTCTTTGTCATATTTTATGTAATGCTTTTAGCGTATAAAGTGCTCAAAAAAGAAACCTATTCAGGAATTGATATTGTATTACTCTTATTAAATACATTCTTCTTTTATGCGATTGGATATTCTATTTTAAACAGTCATCCAGTTGGAGAAGAATTTTTAGGCGTTTTCACACTTATAAATGCAGGATTACATAGTATTGTGTGTTTAATTCTATTTAAACAAAAAGGAGTAGATAAAAATTTATTGTATTTAATTATTGGTTTGGCAATCACTTTCATAACGATTGCTATTCCTGTACAATTAGATGGAAATTGGGTAACAATGTTGTGGGTTTTTGAAGCCGCATTGCTATTCTGGATTGGTCGCACAAAAAATAAAGCGATTTACGAAAAACTTGCGTATCCATTAATGTTATTGGCTTTCTTGAGTATTATCCACGATTGGACAACGCTTTATCCCGACACGTATTCTTATACTAAAGAAGCGTATCTCACGCCACTATTCAATATGAATTTTGTAAACTCACTATTCTTTATAGCTGCTTTTGGATTTATTACAAAACTGAATTTCAACAAAGAACATTCGTCTTCGCTGAAACTCGGAAAATCGGTTGCAGAATTACTTTCGTTTGCAATTCCAGGAATTTTATTAATTACGATATACTGTGCTTTTAGAGTAGAAATAGAAAGTTATTGGAATCAATTATATACAAATTCAAGTACTACAATTGATTCAGAATTTGGGGCAATTAAAAATCTAAATTACAATTTATTAGAATTCAAAACAACATGGGTTATCAATTACACATTGCTTTTCTTGTCGATATTATCTTTTGTAAATATCAAAAAAATCAAAAATGAAACCTTAGGATATCTTAATCTTGGATTAAACATATTCACAATTTTGGTCTTTTTAACACAAGGATTATATGCATTAAGCAAACTTAGAGGTTCGTATATGCGCGAAGCTTTGGGCAAGTATGAACATGTTGGATTATATGCAATTTCCATTCGCTATATTTCGTATCTCTTTTTGGCACTTATGTTAGTGGTTACCTATACATACATTCGTCAAAAATTTATCAAAAAAGACTTCAAAATGATTTTTGATTGTATCTTACACATCACAATTCTATGTGTACTGAGTAGCGAATTGATTCATTGGTTAGATTTAGCATTAATTACAAAATCATACAAACTCGGATTAAGTATTCTATGGGGAATTTACGCGCTATTCGTAATTGTTTTAGGAATCTGGAAACAGAAACAATACTTGCGAATTGGAGCTATTGGACTCTTTGGAATCACACTTGTCAAGCTATTCTTTTATGATATTGCACACTTGTCTACACTATCTAAAACGATTGTATTTGTATCTCTAGGAGTATTGCTCCTGATTATTTCATTCTTATACAACAAATACAAAAGCAACATATTTGAGGAAGAATAA
- a CDS encoding Ig-like domain-containing protein, protein MYHIILDFLMKQRFIFFFLVTLLLLSFVNCAKRGTPTGGDADKTPPKLVKAQPEEFSTNFDKKRIRIYFDEYIKVKDIQKQLIISPPIKEGGYIIYPQGSASKYIDIQILDTLQPNTTYSFNFGKSIVDNNEGIPYDYFKYVFSTGSYIDSLEVGGTIKDAVNRSPEKFVSVMLYEIDSTYTDSTVYNKTPTYITNTLDSLTEFKLSNLRAGTYKMVALKETSNNYAFNPLSDKIGYVEQEVTVPTDSMYEITMFKEIPAFRATRPAQISKGMIAFGYEGEVDSMKITVNSEVAENFRYKTMKDPEKDTLRYWFENLKPATDSLVFTVSKGAYSNDFTVKLKELERDSMKISVNYRGNIPPNRDFKITANTPIVAVDDATISIQNKDSIPVKFTSKFNKKDNSLDLFFEKKESQRYNITMLPKTITDFYGEVNDTLKYALTTKANKDYGNIQLTYNGTEFPVIIQIVNEKLELIAEEYVTEAKPFYNFPFIDPQNVYFRVIFDTNKNGKWDTGNYLKKIQPEVIKYFPKRVEIRANWDVIEDLIGLK, encoded by the coding sequence TTGTATCACATCATTTTAGACTTTTTAATGAAACAACGTTTTATATTTTTCTTTTTAGTTACACTCTTACTTTTGTCATTTGTCAATTGTGCCAAACGTGGAACTCCAACTGGCGGCGATGCAGACAAAACGCCACCAAAATTGGTGAAAGCGCAACCAGAAGAATTCAGTACTAATTTTGACAAAAAACGAATTCGAATTTATTTCGATGAATATATCAAAGTAAAAGATATTCAGAAGCAATTAATTATTTCGCCTCCAATTAAAGAAGGCGGCTATATTATTTATCCGCAAGGAAGCGCCAGTAAATATATTGATATTCAAATTTTAGACACATTGCAGCCAAATACGACGTATTCGTTCAACTTTGGAAAAAGTATTGTAGATAATAATGAAGGTATTCCGTACGATTATTTTAAATATGTGTTTTCCACAGGTTCGTATATTGATTCTTTAGAAGTTGGCGGAACCATTAAAGATGCAGTAAACAGAAGTCCAGAAAAATTTGTTTCTGTGATGTTGTATGAAATTGATTCTACGTATACCGATTCCACAGTTTATAATAAAACCCCAACATATATCACAAATACATTGGATAGTTTGACTGAATTTAAACTTTCCAATTTGCGCGCAGGAACCTATAAAATGGTTGCTTTAAAAGAAACTTCCAACAATTATGCTTTTAATCCGCTATCTGACAAAATTGGATATGTGGAGCAAGAAGTAACAGTTCCGACAGATTCTATGTATGAAATTACAATGTTTAAAGAAATTCCAGCATTTAGAGCTACGCGTCCAGCGCAAATTTCCAAAGGAATGATTGCTTTTGGGTATGAAGGCGAAGTTGATAGTATGAAAATTACAGTCAATTCGGAAGTTGCGGAAAATTTCCGTTACAAAACCATGAAAGATCCCGAAAAAGATACACTTCGGTATTGGTTTGAAAACTTAAAACCAGCAACAGATTCTTTAGTATTTACAGTTTCTAAAGGTGCATATAGCAACGATTTTACGGTAAAGTTGAAAGAATTAGAGAGAGATTCAATGAAAATTTCGGTAAATTACAGAGGAAACATTCCGCCAAATCGCGATTTTAAAATAACTGCAAATACACCAATTGTTGCTGTGGATGATGCTACAATTTCTATTCAAAATAAAGATTCAATTCCAGTAAAATTTACTTCAAAATTCAATAAAAAAGACAATAGTTTGGATCTTTTCTTTGAGAAGAAAGAAAGCCAACGTTACAACATTACAATGTTGCCAAAAACCATTACCGATTTTTATGGCGAAGTCAATGATACGTTGAAATACGCATTAACTACTAAAGCAAATAAAGATTACGGAAACATTCAATTAACATATAATGGCACTGAGTTTCCCGTAATTATTCAAATAGTAAATGAAAAGTTAGAGTTGATTGCTGAAGAATATGTAACCGAAGCAAAACCTTTCTATAATTTTCCGTTCATTGATCCTCAAAATGTTTATTTCCGAGTTATTTTTGATACAAATAAAAATGGAAAATGGGACACTGGAAATTATCTAAAAAAGATTCAACCAGAAGTTATCAAATACTTTCCTAAAAGAGTGGAAATCAGAGCCAATTGGGACGTTATTGAAGATCTTATAGGTTTAAAGTAA
- a CDS encoding VOC family protein → MKTTTFLTFVGEQCGKAEEAINFYTSIFPNSEIKSITRYQKGEPGGTPALIKYGVFTLNGTEYMVSESNYNHNWSFTPGVSIFVDCDSENEILTLFEKLSSNGGKIMIPLDNYTSENYGFGKKFGWCEDKFGISWQLNLPE, encoded by the coding sequence ATGAAAACAACAACATTTCTAACATTTGTAGGTGAGCAATGCGGAAAGGCTGAAGAAGCAATAAATTTCTACACTTCTATCTTTCCAAATTCGGAAATTAAAAGCATCACAAGATACCAAAAAGGAGAACCTGGAGGAACACCAGCGCTTATCAAATATGGAGTATTTACCTTAAATGGCACAGAATACATGGTTTCCGAAAGTAATTACAATCATAATTGGTCATTTACACCAGGAGTATCAATATTTGTTGATTGTGATTCAGAAAATGAGATTCTAACTTTATTTGAAAAACTTTCTTCAAATGGTGGCAAAATTATGATTCCTCTTGATAACTACACTTCAGAGAATTACGGTTTTGGTAAAAAATTCGGATGGTGTGAAGATAAATTTGGTATTTCATGGCAATTGAATCTTCCAGAATAA
- a CDS encoding arsenate reductase ArsC: MKNVLVLCTGNSCRSQMADGYLKYFAKEKATIYSAGIETHGVNPRAVAIMKLDGIDISQNTSNNVSEYLDIDFDFIITVCDHAQENCPHIPSKNAKRIHQDFFDPSKVKGSEEQIFNAFKKTRGQIRAFCEEFVAEEL; encoded by the coding sequence ATGAAAAATGTACTTGTACTTTGTACTGGAAATTCCTGTCGTAGTCAAATGGCTGACGGTTATTTAAAATATTTTGCCAAAGAAAAAGCAACTATATATAGTGCTGGAATTGAAACACATGGCGTAAATCCAAGAGCAGTTGCGATTATGAAGTTAGATGGAATTGATATTTCTCAAAATACTTCCAATAACGTTTCCGAATACCTAGATATTGACTTTGATTTTATCATCACGGTTTGCGATCACGCGCAGGAAAACTGTCCGCATATTCCAAGTAAAAACGCCAAACGTATTCATCAAGACTTCTTTGATCCGTCGAAAGTAAAAGGTTCGGAAGAGCAAATTTTTAATGCGTTTAAGAAGACTAGAGGTCAGATTAGAGCGTTTTGTGAGGAGTTTGTGGCGGAGGAATTGTAG
- a CDS encoding ComF family protein, giving the protein MTNILNNIITSIFPRICLGCNAKLMHQEAHICTKCRHDLPFTSFHKHHQNPVLNTFYGRVHIENATALLHYKKNGMVQQLLHQLKYKGRQEVGTVLGKLLGNALQQEASYSTITHIIPVPLHKKRLRKRGYNQVTTFGEQLAQHLEAEYADDILVKINNTKTQAFKKRAARWLNTQHSFEITNAEKLEGQHILLIDDIITTGATLEACAQTLKNIPNIKISIATMSIAS; this is encoded by the coding sequence TTGACAAATATATTAAATAATATTATTACTTCCATTTTTCCAAGAATTTGCTTGGGTTGCAATGCTAAATTAATGCATCAAGAGGCGCATATTTGCACGAAATGTCGTCACGATCTTCCATTTACATCATTTCATAAACATCATCAAAATCCTGTACTAAACACTTTTTATGGGCGTGTTCATATAGAAAACGCAACTGCATTACTACATTATAAAAAGAATGGAATGGTGCAACAATTATTACATCAACTAAAATATAAAGGAAGACAAGAAGTTGGCACCGTTTTAGGAAAATTATTAGGCAACGCATTACAACAAGAAGCATCTTACAGTACTATTACACATATTATTCCTGTTCCGTTGCACAAAAAACGATTGCGAAAACGTGGTTATAATCAAGTGACAACTTTTGGCGAACAATTAGCACAACATTTAGAAGCGGAATATGCAGACGACATTCTTGTCAAAATAAATAACACCAAAACACAAGCATTTAAAAAACGTGCTGCGCGCTGGCTCAACACACAACATTCGTTTGAGATTACTAATGCAGAAAAATTGGAAGGACAGCATATTTTACTCATTGATGATATAATAACCACTGGCGCAACGTTGGAAGCATGCGCACAAACGCTTAAAAATATCCCAAATATCAAGATTAGTATTGCAACAATGTCAATAGCAAGTTAA